Proteins found in one Armatimonadota bacterium genomic segment:
- a CDS encoding nucleotidyltransferase family protein, with the protein MRKDERPDAGPHHRPEPVPRRIAGVRKFRRARPPFEKICQSLREHLPVLQARYGVRSLGLFGSYVRGEQEAGSDLDILVEYESPPTFFEFIDLEDHLRELVGVKVDLVMKSALKPRIGERILSELEPV; encoded by the coding sequence ATGCGGAAGGATGAGCGACCGGATGCTGGTCCCCACCACCGGCCTGAGCCAGTGCCAAGGAGGATCGCAGGCGTGAGGAAGTTCAGGCGCGCGCGGCCGCCGTTCGAGAAGATTTGCCAGTCCTTGCGAGAACATCTTCCGGTGCTCCAGGCGCGATACGGGGTCCGGTCGCTTGGCCTGTTCGGTTCCTACGTCCGGGGCGAACAGGAGGCGGGAAGTGACCTCGACATTCTCGTCGAGTACGAGTCCCCTCCCACGTTCTTCGAATTCATTGATCTGGAGGATCACCTGCGTGAACTCGTGGGGGTCAAGGTCGATCTCGTAATGAAGAGCGCACTGAAGCCCCGCATTGGGGAGCGCATCCTTTCCGAACTGGAGCCGGTATGA
- a CDS encoding IS630 family transposase: MPRGRPIPPLTLSPEEQETLERWARRPTSAQALAQRARIVLACAAGKPNTVVASTYRVSQPTVGKWRARFLTRRLDGLLDEPRPGAPRRITDAHVERVLTLTLESQPRDATHWSTRAMAAACGLSQSAVSRIWRAFALQPHRTEVFQLSKDPLFIEKVRDIVGLYLCPPDRALVLCVDEKAQIQALDRTQPLLPLRPGQVERRTHDYRRHGTTSLFAALDLATGTVLGECHRRYRSVEFRKFLATIDAAVPPALDVHLILDNYSTHKTPLIRRWFAKRPRYHLHFTPTGASWLNLVERWFAALTEKQIRRGVHRSTRELEAAIKTYLAKYNDQPKPFVWTKTADEILATIARFCHRISDSGH, translated from the coding sequence ATGCCCCGCGGCCGTCCGATTCCGCCCTTGACCCTGAGCCCGGAGGAACAGGAAACGTTGGAGCGCTGGGCGCGGCGCCCGACAAGTGCACAAGCCTTGGCGCAACGAGCCCGCATCGTGTTGGCCTGCGCGGCCGGCAAGCCGAACACCGTGGTGGCGAGCACGTATCGGGTCAGTCAGCCCACGGTGGGGAAATGGCGCGCGCGCTTTCTGACGCGCCGCCTCGACGGTCTGCTTGATGAACCCCGGCCTGGTGCCCCGCGGCGGATCACTGACGCCCACGTGGAACGGGTGCTCACCCTGACGCTGGAGTCGCAGCCGCGAGACGCGACCCACTGGAGTACCCGGGCGATGGCCGCCGCCTGTGGGCTGAGTCAGAGTGCGGTCAGTCGCATCTGGCGGGCGTTCGCCCTGCAGCCACATCGCACCGAAGTGTTCCAGCTGTCCAAAGATCCGCTGTTCATCGAGAAGGTCCGCGACATCGTCGGTCTCTATCTGTGTCCGCCGGATCGGGCGCTGGTCTTGTGCGTGGATGAGAAGGCGCAGATTCAAGCCCTGGATCGCACCCAACCTTTGCTGCCGTTGCGTCCGGGACAGGTGGAGCGTCGCACGCACGACTATCGACGGCACGGCACCACGTCGCTGTTTGCTGCATTGGACCTCGCGACGGGCACGGTGCTGGGCGAATGCCACCGCCGTTATCGTAGTGTCGAGTTCCGCAAGTTCCTGGCGACGATCGATGCCGCGGTCCCACCCGCGCTGGACGTGCATCTCATTCTCGACAACTACAGTACGCATAAGACGCCCCTAATCCGCCGCTGGTTTGCCAAACGCCCCCGCTACCATCTACACTTCACACCGACGGGAGCCTCGTGGCTCAACCTCGTCGAGCGCTGGTTTGCGGCGCTGACCGAGAAGCAGATCCGCCGCGGGGTCCATCGGAGCACCCGGGAGCTCGAAGCCGCGATCAAGACCTATCTCGCCAAATACAATGATCAGCCGAAGCCGTTCGTCTGGACGAAGACGGCGGATGAGATCCTGGCGACCATTGCACGATTTTGTCATCGAATCTCTGACTCAGGACACTAG
- a CDS encoding GntR family transcriptional regulator, with translation MRTRVHKKRTPGQPPRLPSPRPLDALASKPAVRLLRYLVTHPSAITGRQLASAAGVHHSVARQVLERLTQEGVLERRRAGRAYLYSLNRDRYVVTEILEPAFRSEARWFERLGEEILAALRSSAESVVLYGSWVREAATPRSDVDLMLVVTDEAARETVGGCVDELRGRLGERFGRFISMMVMTAEEVRAKLGAGDQLVRSIVSEGRVLAGRSLAEIAVGG, from the coding sequence ATGCGTACACGTGTACATAAAAAGCGTACACCCGGACAGCCCCCGCGCCTGCCCTCACCGCGCCCGCTTGACGCGCTGGCCTCCAAGCCGGCGGTTCGACTGCTCCGCTACCTGGTAACCCATCCCTCCGCGATCACCGGTCGCCAGCTCGCCAGCGCCGCGGGGGTCCACCACTCTGTCGCACGTCAGGTCTTGGAACGGCTGACCCAAGAGGGTGTGCTCGAGCGACGCCGCGCCGGGAGGGCGTATCTCTACTCCCTGAACCGCGACCGCTACGTCGTTACCGAGATTCTGGAGCCGGCCTTCCGCAGCGAGGCGCGATGGTTTGAGCGACTCGGTGAAGAGATCCTAGCAGCTCTCCGATCGTCAGCGGAGTCCGTCGTCCTGTACGGCAGTTGGGTCCGCGAGGCGGCAACGCCGCGTAGCGATGTTGACCTTATGCTGGTGGTGACAGATGAGGCCGCACGCGAGACCGTTGGGGGGTGCGTCGACGAACTTCGCGGGCGCCTCGGCGAGCGGTTCGGCCGATTCATCTCAATGATGGTGATGACGGCCGAAGAGGTACGGGCGAAGCTAGGGGCCGGCGACCAACTGGTGCGGTCGATCGTGAGCGAAGGGCGGGTGCTGGCCGGACGCAGCCTTGCGGAGATCGCCGTCGGTGGCTAA
- a CDS encoding EVE domain-containing protein, with protein sequence MSPAGRQSTMPANLQVLPTAGATRSALETLLGGSESVRIASAFVRQSGVDELRLLRRPVRRLQVIAGTDFGLTQVEALESLHTPPDRECRLYYAPEDAAEGVFHPKLYLGTAGSDFIAVVGSSNLTGPALTRNVEINVALTGSLQEPLARDLDGFFRSLWQSPGVLPLTKEIADAYRANQHAREHLWRQMRHSPEFRRARELVRRTVLEHFAAGTGRKWLLVTSMDNYFACLGRGRWGDENYGRINQIKPGDLLVFYIKGAHRLGAAAIVTTPVYRSSEDTWTDRQYPYRIDFEVIARPATPIDFKPFIPRLAFLRRKDEKWGTALQTSSLELPRADAQLLLEAIGAADAAPELRLAVADSRAGYGAEMKRST encoded by the coding sequence ATGTCTCCGGCGGGCAGGCAATCAACGATGCCGGCGAACCTTCAGGTTCTACCCACCGCCGGGGCCACCCGGTCCGCGCTCGAGACGCTGCTCGGCGGCTCAGAGAGCGTAAGGATCGCATCTGCCTTTGTCCGCCAGAGCGGCGTGGACGAACTGCGCCTGCTGCGGCGACCCGTCCGCCGGTTGCAGGTGATCGCAGGGACCGACTTCGGGCTGACCCAGGTCGAGGCGCTGGAATCCCTGCACACCCCACCGGACCGGGAGTGCAGGCTCTACTACGCCCCGGAGGACGCCGCGGAGGGCGTCTTCCACCCCAAGCTCTACCTGGGCACCGCCGGCTCAGACTTCATCGCCGTCGTCGGCTCCTCGAACCTCACCGGCCCCGCCCTGACCAGGAACGTCGAGATCAACGTAGCCCTCACCGGCAGCCTCCAGGAGCCGCTGGCCCGGGACCTGGACGGGTTCTTTCGGAGCCTCTGGCAGTCACCGGGCGTGCTGCCCCTGACGAAGGAGATCGCCGACGCGTACCGCGCTAATCAACACGCCCGCGAGCACCTGTGGCGGCAGATGCGCCACTCGCCGGAGTTCCGCCGCGCCCGCGAACTCGTCCGGCGGACGGTGCTGGAACACTTCGCCGCAGGCACGGGCCGGAAGTGGCTGCTGGTGACCTCAATGGACAACTACTTCGCGTGCCTGGGCCGCGGGCGGTGGGGCGATGAGAACTACGGACGCATCAACCAGATCAAGCCCGGCGACCTCTTGGTCTTCTACATCAAGGGCGCGCACAGGCTCGGCGCGGCGGCGATCGTCACCACACCCGTGTATCGGTCGTCGGAGGACACCTGGACAGACCGCCAGTATCCGTACCGGATTGACTTCGAGGTCATCGCCCGTCCTGCGACGCCCATCGACTTCAAGCCATTCATCCCCCGGCTTGCCTTCTTGCGGCGCAAGGACGAGAAGTGGGGCACAGCCCTGCAGACCTCTTCGCTCGAACTCCCGCGCGCGGACGCGCAGCTCCTGCTCGAAGCGATCGGCGCCGCCGATGCGGCGCCTGAGCTCCGGCTGGCGGTGGCGGATAGCCGGGCAGGATACGGCGCAGAGATGAAGCGCTCAACGTAA